In Streptomyces sp. NBC_00683, the DNA window CGCCCCCTGATCCGCACGGGCCGGACCGCGCGGACTAGGCTGAGGATCCTGGGGAGAAGTGTCGACCGGCACGCGGCGAGGAACAGAGCGGGCGGCGGCGCAGGGCGGGCAAGGGGAAGACAACCGTGGCCATGACCATCCGTGACGTCGCACAGGCAGCCGGGGTTCATGTCTCGACCGTCTCCCGGGCCTTCTCGGCCTCCCACCTGGTCAAGCGGGAGACCCGGGACCGGGTCCTCGCCATCGCCGCGGAACTGGGCTACCAGCCCAACGAGACCGCGCGCGCCCTGACCACGGGGCGCACCCGGAATCTGGGGCTGATCGTCTCCGATATCGCCAACCCCTTCTACCCGCCGCTCATCAAGGCCGCCCAGGCGTACGCCAGGGTCCGCGGCTACCAGGTCTTCGTGGCCGACACCGACGAGGACGTGGCCGCCGAGGAGGAACTGATCCAGACCCTGGCCCGCCAGGTGGACGGAGTGGTCCTGGTCAGCCCCAGGCTGGCCAACGACGTCATCGGCCGACTGAGCGGGGAACTTCCGTTCGTCCTGGTCAACCGGTCCGTGACGGGGCTGTCCGCCGTACTGATGGACGTGGCGCACGGTGCGACGCTCGCGGTGGAACACCTGGCCGGGCTGGGCCACGAGCATCTCGCCCTGGTCGGCGGCCCCCGTGGCTCGTGGACCAGCGCGCAGATGCGCAGGGCCGCCGGGCGGGCGGCTGCGGACCAGGGGGTCAGGCTGGACGTGCTCGGCCCCAACCGGCCGACGCAGCACGGCGGTATCGCGGCGACGCCCGCCGTCCTGAGGACGGGAGCCACCGGGGTGATCGCCTACAACGATCTGGTCGCCATAGGGCTCATCGAAGGGTTCGACGACCGGAACGTACGGGTACCCGGGGACATCAGCGTGATCGGCGTGGACGACACCGTGGCCGGCCGGCTGAACCGCCCCCGGCTGACCACCGTCGCCATGCCCACAGCAGCGGCGGGTCGCACGGCGGTCGATCTGCTCATCCAGACCGTGGAGACATCGGGCGGCGGTCCGGCCACGGCACAGACCACTCTGGCGACCTCCCTGGTCGTCCGGGACTCCACAGCCGCCCCGGCGCACCCTGCCGACTGATCCTTCGTCCCAACTTCTTGACCGCTCGGAGCGGGTGACGTACCGTCACCGCAGTTCACATACACGAACCTGATTCATGTACTGAATTCTCTTCTGGAATCGGGAACGGCCTTCACCACCGCACCACACCCCCGACAGGTGCCTGCGGACGATGCCGCAGGCGGTGAAAGGAATACCTAGTGCGCACAAGGAATCAGCACGTCAGGAGACGAGGCGGCCGCGCGGCCGCCTCACTCGTCGCCATCACCTCCGTGATCGCCGCAGGCCTCACCGCGCTGTTCGCGACGGGTTCGGCGACAGCCGCCCCGGCGACCGGCTCGTACACACTGAAGAACGCGGCCAGCGGACTGTGTCTGGGCGTGCCCGGATCGAGCACCTCCGCCGGCGTGCAGCTCGCCCAGAGCGCCTGCAACGCGGCCACCAGCCAGACCTGGAAGCTGACCGCTTCCGGAAGCGGCTACACGCTGGCCGCCGCGCACAGCTCCAAGTGCGCCGGGGTGAAGGATGCCTCCACCAGCGCCGGCAAGGCGGTGGAACAGCAGACCTGCAGCGGTGCCGCGACCCAGGTCTGGACGCTGACGGCGGTCAGCGGCAGCACCTACCGGGTGGTCAACAGCAA includes these proteins:
- a CDS encoding LacI family DNA-binding transcriptional regulator; this encodes MTIRDVAQAAGVHVSTVSRAFSASHLVKRETRDRVLAIAAELGYQPNETARALTTGRTRNLGLIVSDIANPFYPPLIKAAQAYARVRGYQVFVADTDEDVAAEEELIQTLARQVDGVVLVSPRLANDVIGRLSGELPFVLVNRSVTGLSAVLMDVAHGATLAVEHLAGLGHEHLALVGGPRGSWTSAQMRRAAGRAAADQGVRLDVLGPNRPTQHGGIAATPAVLRTGATGVIAYNDLVAIGLIEGFDDRNVRVPGDISVIGVDDTVAGRLNRPRLTTVAMPTAAAGRTAVDLLIQTVETSGGGPATAQTTLATSLVVRDSTAAPAHPAD